A region of Lates calcarifer isolate ASB-BC8 unplaced genomic scaffold, TLL_Latcal_v3 _unitig_2062_quiver_914, whole genome shotgun sequence DNA encodes the following proteins:
- the LOC108891946 gene encoding membrane-spanning 4-domains subfamily A member 4D-like, with the protein MSSSVSSTTGGVVVVTHVHPTPQSAEPTHPVGIQKFSKGRPMALGTVQIMIGLMILLLGIVMAINADTLGVFSGFFVWGALIYITAGSLTVAAGKSLNRCRVIAALVFSVIAAVAGCAAVILYSLDAVIWMPCYHYSYGSRSCHSSQTLSKGVSGVLAVFHLLALIVSITVAAFCCNATCNCGEQESSYVLVTTNTSVTSQAPPSAPLYTDQHLHPEESRDPTLAPPPPYTTVVN; encoded by the exons ATGTCTTCATCTGTATCATCTACGACGGGAGGTGTGGTGGTGGTCACCCATGTACACCCAACGCCTCAGAGTGCTGAACCCACACATCCTGTGGGCATCCAGAAGTTCAGCAAGGGCCGGCCGATGGCGCTTGGG ACAGTTCAGATCATGATCGGCCTGATGATTCTGCTGTTGGGGATCGTTATGGCGATTAATGCAGACACACTGGGAGTTTTCAGCGGCTTTTTCGTCTGGGGAGCTTTGATT TACATCACAGCTGGATCTCTGACAGTGGCTGCTGGGAAATCTCTGAACCGCTGTCGG GTGATCGCCGCTCTGGTTTTTAGTGTCATTGCAGCAGTTGCTGGCTGTGCTGCGGTCATCCTCTACTCTCTGGATGCTGTTATTTGGATGCCATGCTATCACTATAGCTATGGTTCCAGGAGTTGCCACTCATCACAG ACTCTAAGCAAGGGGGTTTCGGGGGTCTTGGCTGTTTTCCATTTGTTGGCGCTCATTGTTTCAATCACCGTCGCAGCATTTTGCTGCAACGCCACTTGCAACTGCGGTGAACAG GAATCATCGTACGTTCTTGTAACTACAAATACTTCCGTGACTTCACAGGCTCCACCCAGTGCACCTCTCTACACAG ACCAACATCTACACCCAGAGGAATCAAGAGACCCCACTCTGGCTCCGCCTCCACCCTACACCACTGTCGTCAACTGA
- the LOC108891948 gene encoding membrane-spanning 4-domains subfamily A member 15 isoform X2, whose protein sequence is MSSSVSTTTGGVVVVTHVHPTPQDGEPQRPVGIQKFSRASPMAFGTVQIMIGLMTLLLGIVMAINANTLGVFSGFFVWGALIYIAAGSLTVAAGKSLNRCRSWTPGVSGVIAVFNLLALIVSITVAVFCCNATCNCGEQAPLHIFITAEAPVTAQASSSVPLHTGNKQHPEEPRDPALPQPPPYTTAVN, encoded by the exons ATGTCTTCATCTGTATCTACTACAACGGGAGGTGTGGTGGTGGTCACCCATGTGCACCCAACACCCCAGGATGGTGAACCCCAGCGTCCTGTGGGCATCCAGAAGTTCAGCAGGGCCTCGCCGATGGCGTTTGGG ACAGTTCAGATCATGATCGGcctgatgactctgctgttggGGATCGTTATGGCGATTAATGCAAACACACTGGGAGTTTTCAGCGGCTTTTTCGTCTGGGGAGCTTTGATT TACATCGCAGCTGGATCTCTGACAGTGGCTGCTGGGAAATCTCTGAACCGCTGTCGG AGTTGGACCCCGGGGGTTTCGGGGGTCATTGCTGTTTTCAATTTGTTGGCGCTCATTGTTTCAATCACCGTCGCAGTATTTTGCTGCAATGCCACTTGCAACTGTGGTGAACAG GCACCATTGCACATTTTTATAACTGCAGAAGCTCCAGTGACTGCACAGGCTTCATCCAGTGTGCCTCTCCACACAG GCAATAAGCAACACCCAGAGGAACCAAGAGACCCCGCTCTGCCTCAGCCTCCACCCTACACCACTGCTGTCAACTGA
- the LOC108891948 gene encoding membrane-spanning 4-domains subfamily A member 12 isoform X1, whose amino-acid sequence MSSSVSTTTGGVVVVTHVHPTPQDGEPQRPVGIQKFSRASPMAFGTVQIMIGLMTLLLGIVMAINANTLGVFSGFFVWGALIYIAAGSLTVAAGKSLNRCRVIAAMVLNIIAAVAGCVAVIIYFMDTAWIFGYRSWTPGVSGVIAVFNLLALIVSITVAVFCCNATCNCGEQAPLHIFITAEAPVTAQASSSVPLHTGNKQHPEEPRDPALPQPPPYTTAVN is encoded by the exons ATGTCTTCATCTGTATCTACTACAACGGGAGGTGTGGTGGTGGTCACCCATGTGCACCCAACACCCCAGGATGGTGAACCCCAGCGTCCTGTGGGCATCCAGAAGTTCAGCAGGGCCTCGCCGATGGCGTTTGGG ACAGTTCAGATCATGATCGGcctgatgactctgctgttggGGATCGTTATGGCGATTAATGCAAACACACTGGGAGTTTTCAGCGGCTTTTTCGTCTGGGGAGCTTTGATT TACATCGCAGCTGGATCTCTGACAGTGGCTGCTGGGAAATCTCTGAACCGCTGTCGG GTGATCGCTGCTATGGTTCTCAATATCATAGCAGCAGTTGCTGGCTGTGTTGCGGTCATCATCTACTTCATGGATACTGCATGGATTTTCGGATATAGG AGTTGGACCCCGGGGGTTTCGGGGGTCATTGCTGTTTTCAATTTGTTGGCGCTCATTGTTTCAATCACCGTCGCAGTATTTTGCTGCAATGCCACTTGCAACTGTGGTGAACAG GCACCATTGCACATTTTTATAACTGCAGAAGCTCCAGTGACTGCACAGGCTTCATCCAGTGTGCCTCTCCACACAG GCAATAAGCAACACCCAGAGGAACCAAGAGACCCCGCTCTGCCTCAGCCTCCACCCTACACCACTGCTGTCAACTGA
- the LOC108891944 gene encoding membrane-spanning 4-domains subfamily A member 4D — protein sequence MSSSVSTTVGGVVVVTHVHPTPQGAMPQLPVGIQKFSRASPMALGTVQIMIGLITLLFGIVMVIHADTLGDFSGVFVWGALIYIIAGSLTVAAGKSPNRYQVNLILLFSVVTAVASSVATILCSLDAAGVVIPCHDYACPLYQTQTKGFSGVLAVFHVLAFVVSITVAAFCCNATCNCCQQAPSYVVVPVNASVTAQALPSAPPYTDTDPHLEPRYPWPPPPPYTTVVN from the exons ATGTCTTCATCTGTATCAACTACGGTGGGAGGTGTGGTGGTGGTCACCCATGTGCACCCAACACCTCAGGGTGCAATGCCCCAACTTCCTGTGGGCATCCAGAAGTTCAGCAGGGCCTCGCCGATGGCGCTTGGG ACAGTTCAGATCATGATCGGCCTGATAACTCTGCTGTTTGGGATCGTTATGGTGATCCATGCAGATACACTAGGAGATTTCAGCGGTGTTTTTGTCTGGGGAGCTTTGATT TACATCATAGCTGGATCTCTGACAGTGGCTGCTGGGAAATCTCCAAACCGCTATCAG GTGAACCTCATTCTGCTTTTCAGTGTTGTAACAGCAGTTGCTTCCTCTGTTGCAACCATCCTCTGCTCTCTGGATGCTGCAGGGGTTGTGATCCCATGCCATGACTACGCATGCCCGTTATATCAG aCTCAGACCAAGGGGTTTTCAGGGGTCTTGGCTGTTTTCCATGTATTGGCGTTTGTTGTTTCAATCACTGTCGCAGCATTTTGCTGCAACGCCACTTGCAACTGCTGCCAACAG GCACCATCGTACGTTGTTGTACCTGTAAATGCTTCAGTGACTGCACAGGCTCTGCCCAGTGCACCTCCCTATACAG acacTGACCCACATCTAGAGCCAAGATACCCTTggcctccacctccaccctaCACCACTGTCGTCAACTGA